One Glycine max cultivar Williams 82 chromosome 4, Glycine_max_v4.0, whole genome shotgun sequence DNA segment encodes these proteins:
- the LOC100775273 gene encoding serine/threonine protein phosphatase 2A 57 kDa regulatory subunit B' kappa isoform has protein sequence MLKQFLSKLPRKAPKPDSDESCRADSSRSDDSPRAASRNIRPPGGGGSSAAKKTSSSAVFPASTVSLIEPLVPFKDVPSSEKMNLFVSKLSLCCVTFDFTDPGKNTVEKEVKRRTLVELVDFVSSCGSSRFSEPAILAVCRMCAINLFRVFPPNYRSNRGGENDDDEPAFDPAWPHLQLVYELLLKFITSNCLDAKVAKKYIDHSFILRLLELFDSEDPRERDCLKTILHRVYGKFMVHRPYIRKSINNLFYNFVFETERHNGIAELLEIFGSIISGFALPLKEEHKIFLWRVLIPLHKPKSIGVYFQQLSYCVTQFIEKEPKLASIVIRGMLKYWPITNSQKEVMFLGELEEILETINMVEFQRVMVPLFWRIGCCINSLHFQVAERALFLWNNDHIVNLIAHNRQVILPIIFPALEKNSQGHWSQSVLNLTYNVRKMFVEMDEKLFLASHSQFKEEEVMLNMAAEKRKEAWKQLEHAASLQPAIGNTPVLVSPI, from the exons ATGCTCAAGCAATTCCTCAGCAAACTCCCTCGCAAGGCACCCAAACCCGACTCGGACGAGTCATGCCGAGCCGACTCGTCGCGCTCGGACGATTCCCCACGCGCCGCCAGCAGAAACATCCGCCCTCCCGGCGGCGGAGGCTCCTCCGCCGCGAAGAAAACATCCTCGTCGGCGGTTTTTCCGGCGAGCACGGTGTCGTTGATTGAACCTTTGGTTCCTTTTAAGGATGTTCCGAGTTCAGAGAAGATGAACCTTTTCGTGAGCAAGCTGAGCCTGTGTTGCGTCACGTTCGATTTCACGGACCCTGGTAAGAACACGGTGGAAAAAGAGGTGAAGAGAAGAACCCTCGTTGAGCTCGTTGATTTTGTGTCCTCTTGTGGGTCCTCGAGGTTCAGTGAACCTGCTATTCTTGCTGTTTGCAGAATGTGTGCTATTAATCTCTTTCGCGTTTTCCCGCCAAATTACAGGTCCAATCGTGGTGGTgagaatgatgatgatgagccAGCGTTTGATCCCGCTTGGCCTCATTTGCAGCTGGTGTATGAGTTGCTGCTTAAGTTTATAACCTCAAATTGTCTCGATGCTAAGGTGGCTAAGAAGTACATTGACCATTCGTTTATTTTAAGGTTGTTGGAGTTGTTTGATTCGGAGGATCCTAGGGAGAGGGACTGCTTGAAGACGATTCTGCATAGGGTTTATGGCAAGTTCATGGTGCATAGGCCCTACATAAGGAAATCAATTAACAACTTGTTCTATAACTTTGTGTTTGAGACCGAGAGGCACAATGGGATTGCGGAGTTGTTGGAGATTTTTGGGAGCATAATTAGCGGGTTTGCTTTGCCTTTGAAGGAGGAGCACAAGATCTTCTTGTGGAGGGTTTTGATTCCCTTGCACAAGCCCAAGTCTATTGGGGTGTACTTCCAGCAGTTGTCTTATTGCGTTACACAGTTTATAGAGAAAGAGCCCAAGTTGGCAAGCATTGTGATAAGGGGGATGTTGAAGTATTGGCCGATAACGAACAGTCAGAAAGAGGTGATGTTCCTGGGTGAACTGGAGGAAATTTTGGAAACAATTAACATGGTAGAGTTTCAGAGGGTCATGGTCCCGTTGTTTTGGCGGATTGGATGCTGCATTAACAGTTTGCACTTCCAG GTAGCTGAAAGAGCCCTTTTCTTATGGAACAACGACCATATTGTCAACTTGATTGCTCACAACCGACAAGTGATCCTGCCAATCATATTTCCAGCCTTAGAGAAGAATTCTCAGGGCCACTGGAGCCAGTCAGTGCTCAACCTAACTTATAAcgtgagaaaaatgtttgtagAGATGGATGAGAAGCTGTTCCTGGCTTCTCATTCTCAATTCAAGGAAGAAGAAGTAATGCTAAACATGGCGGCAGAGAAGCGGAAGGAAGCGTGGAAACAACTCGAGCATGCAGCCAGTCTCCAGCCTGCGATTGGAAATACCCCAGTTTTAGTATCTCCAATTTGA
- the LOC100775815 gene encoding E3 ubiquitin-protein ligase At1g12760: MARPTHHVIDITGSSRPSTSSSSTPHDRLANDVDFGALNSRTRRRGDTTRSRQHRSPLNSGLWICVELVITVSQIVASVVVLSLSKHEHPHAPLIAWIVGYASGCVATLPLLYWRYYHNRGVREQESSQASPRSNDPSGTLLSDSTTNGGEDAPASSRTRSNQESWLMNARLKLLVEYFKIAVDCFFAIWFVVGNVWIFGGHSSADQAPNLYRLCVVFLTFSCIGYAMPFILCATICCCLPCIISILGVREDMAQTRGASSESINALPTYKFKMKRNKSKGESNSAVGEGGVVAAGTEKERMISGEDAACCICLAKYENNDELRELPCSHLFHKDCVDKWLKINALCPLCKSEVSENVRGSVSGVDANQHEGESRVENGLTNTSS; the protein is encoded by the exons ATGGCGCGCCCTACTCATCATGTCATTGACATCACGGGGAGTTCCCGACCTTCCACTTCGTCTTCTTCCACGCCCCATGATAGGCTTGCCAATGATGTGGATTTTGGTGCCTTGAATTCTAGGACTAGAAGGCGAGGGGATACTACGCGTAGTAGGCAGCATAGGAGTCCTTTGAATTCGGGTTTGTGGATATGTGTTGAGTTAGTGATCACAGTGAGCCAGATTGTTGCATCGGTTGTTGTTCTGTCTTTGTCAAAGCATGAGCACCCGCATGCCCCGTTGATTGCTTGGATTGTTGGGTATGCGTCCGGTTGTGTTGCTACCCTCCCTTTGCTATATTGGCGGTATTATCATAATCGTGGTGTTCGGGAGCAAGAGTCGTCTCAGGCCTCTCCGAGGAGTAATGATCCTTCAGGTACACTTCTTTCCGATTCAACGACCAATGGAGGGGAAGATGCTCCGGCATCTTCCAGAACTAGAAGCAATCAAGAGTCGTGGTTGATGAATGCAAG ATTGAAGCTACTTGTGGAATACTTCAAAATTGCTGTAGATTGCTTTTTTGCTATATGGTTTGTTGTTGGAAATGTATGGATTTTTGGAGGACATTCATCTGCTGATCAAGCACCTAACTTATACAG GTTATGTGTAGTGTTTCTTACTTTTAGCTGCATCGGTTATGCTATGCCCTTCATTCTCTGTGCAACAATTTGCTGCTGCCTGCCTTGTATAATTTCCATCCTTGGAGTTAGAGAGGATATGGCACAAACCCGAGGTGCATCCTCTGAATCAATTAATGCTCTGCCGACTTATAAgttcaaaatgaagagaaataaaagcaAAGGGGAAAGCAACTCAGCTGTTGGTGAAGGTGGAGTTGTGGCTGCAGGAACTGAAAAGGAACGTATGATCTCTGGAGAAGATGCA GCTTGCTGCATCTGCCTGGCTAAGTATGAAAATAACGATGAGCTGAGAGAATTGCCTTGTTCTCACCTATTTCATAAAGATTGTGTCGACAAGTGGTTGAAGATAAATGCTTTATGCCCCCTTTGCAAGAGTGAGGTTAGTGAGAACGTAAGAGGATCAGTCTCTGGGGTAGATGCCAACCAACATGAGGGTGAAAGCAGGGTTGAGAATGGCCTCACCAACACCTCATCGTAA